Below is a window of Anaeromyxobacter diazotrophicus DNA.
ACCGGCGCACCCTCCCGGCGCAGCGCCGGGAAGCGCGCGTCGAAGCGGGCGAAGCGCGGGTCGGCCGGCGGGAGGAACCCCGCCGCGACCGAGGCGCCGTCGTCGCCGAACCGGCAGGCCTCCGCCCCGGGCCGGCGCGGGTCGGGGCCGCAGTCGTAGAGGTTGTCCCCGGGCGAGAAGGCGAGGTCGAACGGGGCGCGCGCGTGCGCGGCGGCGACCGCGCGCGCCAGCGCCGCCTGCTGCGCGGTCTCGTCGCCGAAGTCGCCCAGCACCAGCGCGCGCAGCGCCGGCGGGGCGGCGGGGGCCGCGGCCGGCGGCGGGCGGGCGGCCGCGCCGTGGCGGACCGTGAACGGGGCGGGCGGCGCCGCGCGGCAGGCGGCGAGCGCCAGCGCCGCGGCGGCGAGCGCGCGCCCGCGGCTCACCGCCGGACCGAGGCGCGCGCCAGCTCGAGCGTGTTCACGAGCAGCATGGCGCGGGTCATGGGGCCGACGCCGCCCGGCACCGGCGTGATGGCGCTGGCGCGCTCGGCCGCGGCGGCGAACTCGACGTCGCCGACGAGCTTGCCGCCCGCGAGCCGGTTCATGCCGACGTCGATGACCACCGCGCCCGGCTTCACCCAGGCGCCCTTCACCAGCTCGGCCTTGCCGATGGCGGCCACCAGCACGTCGGCCCGGCCCACCTCGGCCGGCAGGTCGGCCGTCCTGGAGTGGGCGACGGTCACGGTGGCGTGCGCCTCGAGCAGCATCATCGCCATGGGCTTGCCGACGATGTTGGAGCGGCCCACCACCAGCGCCCGCTTCCCCTTCGGATCGCAGCCCGCCTCGCGCAGGAGCCGCATCACGCCGGCAGGCGTGCAGGGCCGCGGCCCCGGGATCCCGATCGACAGCGCGCCGACGTTGTAGGGATGGAAGCCGTCGGCGTCCTTCCGCGGGTCGATCGCCTCCAGGACCGCGCGCTCGTCGACGCCCTTCGGGAGCGGCAGCTGGACCAGGATGCCGTGGACGAGCGGGTCGGCGTTGAGCTTCGCCACCAGCGCCAGGATCTCGGGCTGCGTGGCGGTGGCGGGCAGGTGGTGCTCGACCGAGCGGAACCCGACCTCCTCGCTGTCCTTGCGCTTCCCGCGCACGTAGACGGCGGAGGCCGGGTCGTCCCCGACGCGCACCACCGTCAGCCCGGGCACCAGGCCGGTCGGGGCGAGCTCTTTCACTGCGCGTGCCACCTCGCCGCGGACCTGCGCCGCGATCGCCTTGCCGTCGATGAGCTGAGCCATAGGGCCGCGCAGTATAGCGATCGCGCCCCGCACCGTCACGGCCGGGTGCCGCCCGCGCGCGGGGCCGGACGGGCACGGCCGGGGGCGGTAGGATGGAGCCTGGCCAGGAGGTGATGGATGGACGCGGTCCCGACCTGCGAAACGTGCAACACCCCGCTCGACGCCGGCGGCGTCTGCGTCACCTGCCGCGCCACCGGTCAAGGGCTCGCGCTCCTGTCGCGGTCCGGCTACGCCTCGGTGCGCGAGATGATGGACCGGCTCGAGGAGGGCGGGCTCGCGCCGGAGATCGAGCAGGTCCCGCCGCGCCGGCCCGAGGAGCGGCTGCATCCGCTGTGGAACATCTACGTGCCGGAGGCGGACGCGAAGCGCGCGCTCGAGCTCCTGCGGACCGACTGGGCCGAGCTGCTCGGCGACCCCGACGCCGCGCGCGCCGCCGAGCGCGGCCTGCGCGGGGTCGACCTCGACGCGGGCGGCGAGATCGAGTGCCCCGCCTGCGGGCACCGCTTCGTCGCCACCGCCGCCCAGGCCGAGTGCCCGGACTGCGGCCTCGCCCTGGGCGCCCCGGCCGACGCCGCGCCGGACGAGGCGGAGTCCTAGCGCCTTAGCCGGCGGCGCCGATTCGCGTTTCGCCCGGGGCGGCCGGCCGCTTAGGATCCGGCATGCCCAGCGAGCTCACCGATCTGCACATCCACGTGGGCGGCGCCGTCGCGCCGCACGTCCTGTGGTCCATCGCCCACGACCAGGGCCTCAAGCTGCCGGTCCAGAATTACTGGGAGTTCAAGGAGCTCGTGAGCGCCCGCCCGGGCAAGGTGAAGTCGCTCGACGAGTACCTCGCCGTCATGCACCAGTGGACGGAGCGCATCCAGTCCTCGCCGCAGGCGATGGAGCGCGCCGTGTACGAGATCATCGGCAAGGAGTACCGCTCCTCGCGCGTCGACCTCATCGAGCTGCGCTTCAACCCCATGAAGCGCAACGAGGGCGGCGAGCGCGACCTCGACCACATCATCCACGCCGCCCTGCGCGGCCTCGACCGGGCGGTGCTCGAGTACGGGGTGAAGGCGGGGCTCATCTTCTGCCTGGCGCGCGAGTTCGAGCCGCGCCTCAACGAGATCCTGGTCGAGAAGGCCATCCGCTACCGCCGGCGCGGCGTGGTCGGGATCGACCTGGCCGGCCCCGAGCGCCACGCCATCGAGCTCGGGGCGGACCTCGACCTCTACCGCGAGCTCTTCCGCCGGGCGCGCGCGGGCGGCCTCAAGTCGACCGTCCACACCGGCGAGACCGCCCGGACCGGCTCGGAGGGCGTGCGGGCGGTGGTGGAGGCGCTCGAGCCGGACCGCATCGGCCACGGCCTGTGCGCCGCCCAGGACGAGCGGGTGATGGACCTCCTGCGCGAGCGCGGGGTGGTGCTCGAGATCTGCCCCAGCTCGAACCTCGCCACGCGCGCGGTGGAGAGCGTGGAGGAGCTGGGGCAGGTCCTGCAGCGGTTCTGGAGCCGCGGCGTGCGCTTCACCATCAACACCGACGGCCCCTACCTGCTCGACACCGACATGCGGCGCGAGGTGGCGCTGCTCGAGCGCCACCTGGTGCTCGCCCACGAGCAGGTCGAGCAGACGTTCCGCTGGGCGCGCGAGGCGGCGTTCGTCGATTGAATAGTCCGGCGCGGCCCCCGTCTCTCCTGGCGAAAGGAGAAACACCATGACGAAGATCGCAAGGAAGCTCGTGACCGGCCTCACCATCCTGGGCCTCGCCGCCCCGGCCCTGGCGGCCAGCGCCGCCGTCCCCGCCACCGGCACCGCCCAGGTGCAGACGGCGCAGCCGAAGCACCACCGGACGCACCGCCGGGTGGCGCAGGCGGATCAGAAGAAGGCGGCCGCCAAGAAGGAGGCGAAGGCGAGCAAGAAGCACGCGAAGACGGCCGCCCCCAAGGCCGAGCCGGCCCCGGCCCCCGCGGCCGCGCCCGCGAAGTAGCCGCCCTGCCGCGCTGCGTCGACGAGGGGACCTCGGGCACCGCCCCAGGTCCCCTCGCCATGTAGGGGCGGCGCCTACCTCGCCCTGCGACGCGACGCCGCGGCGGATTGCGGAAACAGATGGGGCGCGGCGGGCGTTCCGTGCGAGTCTCCTTCCCCTTTTCGCACTCCCACCGGGCGAGGTCCCAGTCGTGAAGAAGCTCTTCGCGCTCATCGCGTCGCTGAAGCTGGCCGTCATCCTGCTGGTGCTGCTCCTCGTCTCGCTCTCCGCCGGGACCATCATCGAGTCGCGCGCGGGCGTCGAGCTGGCTGGCCGCGCCGTCTACTACGCGCCCTGGTTTCTGGGGCTGCAGGCGCTCTTCGCCGTGAACGTGGTCGCGTCCATCGTGACCTACTTCCCGTGGGGCCGCTTCCGCATCGGGTACCTCGTGACGCACGCCTCGCTCGTGCTCATCCTGGCCGGCGCGCTCGTCACCTACTTCTTCAAGACCGAGGGGACGATCGGGCTCTGGGAGGGGACGAGCGGCGACGTCATCGAGCAGGTGGAGGGCGGGACGGTGACCGCGCGCCACACGCTCCCGTTCTCCATCTACCTGACGAGCTTCGCGGTCGAGAACTACCCCGGCACGATGCGCCCGGCCGGCTTCAAGAGCCAGGTGGTCATCGCCGAGGCGGGCAAGAGCTGGCCGGCCGCGATCTGGATGAACCACCCGCTGGCGGTGGACGGCTACCGCATCTTCCAGTCGAGCTACCAGCAGGCGAACGGGCGCCAGGCCTCGATCTTCTCGGTCTCGAACGACCCCGGGCAGCCGATCGTCTTCGCCGGCTACGGGCTGCTCGTGCTCGGCATGTGCATCGTGTTCGGCACGCGCGTCCGGACGCGCCAGCGCGCCGCCGCCTCGCGGGAGGCGGCCGCCTCCCAGGGGCCGTCCAAGGCGGTCGCCGGCGTGGCGGCCGCGCTCGCGCTCGCCTTCGCCGGGAGCGCCCGCGCCGCCGGCCCGGAGGTCGAGGCGCTGCGCCGGCTGCCGGTGCAGCACGACGGCCGCACCATGCCCTTCGACACCTTCGCCCGCGAGGCGGTCTGGAACGTCACCGGCTCGCGATCGTGGAACGGCGAGGATCCGGTCGAGACGGTGGGCGGCTGGCTGGCCCAGCCGCAGGGCGCCGGCATGGCCCCCGTGCTCGCGATCGGCAGCGGCGACCTGGCGAGCGCCCTCGGGCTGCCCGGCGAGAAGTACGCGTCCCTGGCGCAGGTCGCGAGCAGCGAGGCCTTCCGGCGCCTCATGGGCGAGATCCAGGCGGCGGAGCAGCGCCAGGAGCCGCGCCGGGGCGTGCTCGGCGACGCCGAGAAGCTGCTCGAGCGCGCCCAGCACATGCAGGAGCTCGTCAACGGCTCCCCGGTGCTTCCCATCCCCTCGGACGCGCCGCCGCTCCACAAGTGGCAGCCGGCCCCGTCGCCCGGGCTCCCCGGGCTCCTCGCCGTCGCGCAGGGGCCGCGGCTCGCGGGGTGGCCCTCCGCCGAGGCGGTCGAGCGCGAGCTCACCTACAACGCCGTCCGGCCCTCCCGCATCGCCTGGGTGGTGCTGCTCCTGTCGCTCCTCGCCTCCGTCGCCGGCTGGCGCCTGCGGCGGCGCGCGCTGGACGTCGCGGCGGCGGTGCTGCTCGCCGCCGGCTTCGGCGTGATGACCTGGGGCATCGGCACGCGCTGGGCGGTGGCCGGGCGCGTCCCGGCCTCCAACATGTACGAGTCGCTGCTCTTCCTGGCCTGGGGCGTCGGCCTCTTCGCGCTGGTCGCGTTCGCCTTCATCCGCAACCGCCTGCTGGTGGTGAACGCCAGCGCCGGCGCGGCGCTCACCATGGCGCTCACCGACCTCCTGCCGATGGACGGCTTCATCCACCCCATCGCGCCGGTGCTCTCCGGCACGCCCTGGCTCGCCATCCACGTGCCCATCATCATGGTGAGCTACGCGGTGCTCGCGCTGGGCGTCATCATCGCCCACATGCAGATCGCCTTCGTCGCGATGGCGTCGCGGCGCGAGGAGGTCATCGCCAAGATGGCCGACCTCAACTACTGGTACATGCTGGCCGGCTCCATCCTCCTCATCGCCGGCATCCTGACCGGCTCGATCTGGGCGGCGTCGTCCTGGGGCCGGTACTGGGGCTGGGATCCGAAGGAGGTCTGGTCGCTGGTGGCCTTCCTCGCCTACATGGCCATCCTGCACGGGAGGGTCGACAAGATCCTGGGGCGGTTCGGTGTGGCGGCGGTGAGCATCGTCGCCTTCCAGACCATCCTCATGACCTACCTGGGCGTGAACTACGTGCTCGGCACCGGCCTGCACGCCTACGGCTTCGGCAACTCGCCCATCGTGCTCTGGATGGTCGTGGTGGCGCTGGCCGAGGCGGCCTTCCTCGGCTGGGGCTGGCTGGCGCACCGCCGCCACCCCGAGCCGGTCGAGGCGGCGCTCACGCCCTGAGCCGGGGGCACCCGCCCTCGCCACGCGGCGGGGGCGGGCGTGTCCACCGTGTCACCAGCTCCGTAGGGCGGGGGCTCGTCCCCCGCCGCCCCGCGCCCGCGCACGCGTCGTCGCCCGTGCTCCGCGCCGTGCCAGACTGCTCCCTCGGCCGGAACGCGCACCGCGGTTCCCACGACGCGGTTGCGGAACCTTGCTCCGCGCCGCTGCGCGCCGCGGATCTTCGAGCAGTCCTCACCGCGCCACGGCTCCCTCGGCGCGTTCCGGCGAGCGTGTGACCTGGGGCGGCGCTCCGCAATGGCTCCTCCGCGCGCGCGGGCGCGCCGCGGCGCGAGTCGGTCGGCGCCGAGAGGGCGCGCGGCACGTGAGCGCACCGACGCCCTGGCGGTGGCTCAGGGCGCGACGAGGAGCGCCGCCACGTGCTCGGGGCGGACGGCCGCGCCGTCGCGGAGCGGCGCCAGCTCCTCGTCGCGGGCGCGCGCCAGCGCCGCCAGGAGCTGCCCCGCCTCGCCCGCCCGCGCCAGGCGCGGGTCGTCGAGCGGCGCCAGCGCGCGCGCGGCGGCGGCCAGCTCGGCGGCGGGGATGGGGACCGGCGCGAACGCGCGGCCGAGCCGCTCGTTGGCGAGCGCCGTCAGGTAGAGCGAGGCGAGCCGGGGCGCGAGCGGTCCGGCCGCGCCCGCCGGCGGGCGCAGGCCGAGGTCCTCGCCGAGCGCCGCCAGGCCCTCGGCCAGCCCGAGCGCCTCGGCGGTGCGCGCCACCTCGGCCGAGGCGAGGAACGGGCGCGGCTCGAAGGCCCCCGCCGCCAGCGTGCCCCACGCCTCCCGCGGCAGCTCCAGGCCGGGGAAGTAGCGCGGCCGGCGCGCGGAGAGGGCGGAGAGGAGCTCGCCCAGGGGCGGGTCGAGGAGCGGCGTCGCCCGCGTCCCCGCCCGGCCCGAGGCGAGGAGGCGCTCGGCGCGCCAGCGCAGCTCGAGGAGCCGCCCGAAGCCGCGCTGGAAGAGCGCCTTCACGGCGGTGGTGGCGAGCGCCTCGGCGGCGCGCGCCTCGTCCGCGCCGGCGACCGCCTCCAGCCCCAGCTCGACCAGCGCGCGCGCCGCCTCGACCGCCGCCCGCACCTCGTCGAGGTCGCCCGGGTCGACGGCGTCGGCCACCAGCACCGCGTTGGCGGCGGTGACGAGCTCGAGCTCCAGGTGGGCGCGCTCCTCCGGCGCGAGGCGGGCCGCGGCGCGCGCGAGCAGCGAGCCCCGCCCGAGCCGCTCCAGGAAGAAGCCGGCCGGCCGCCCCGGCGTGCCGGCGGGCGGCGCGGGCCGCGCCGCGGGCTTCGCGAACCACGACAGCGCCTCCTCCGGCGACGGGTAGCCGAGGTCGGAGAGCCGTCCGGTGCGCCAGCGCAGCGCCGTCTCCTCCAGCTCGCTCGGCAGCTCGGAGCGGAGCGACGCGAGGAGGCGGGTCGCCTTGAACGGATCGTCGGCGTAGAGGTCGTCCACGATCCCGCGGACCGCCATGTACTCGGCGCCGTCGGCGTCGAACTCGACGATGAAGCGGTTCTCCGGGGTCCGCAGGAAGCGGTCGCTCTGGAGGTGCGGGTCGGGGTCGGCGTCGAGGTCGTGGATGCGGAGCGCGTCGCGCAGCACGAGGTCCACCAGCTCGACGTCGAGCCGGGCCAGCTTCGCCTTCCAGCGGGCCGCGGCGCGCGGGCTGTCGGTGGACCCCGCGCGCGCCGCGCGCAGCCAGGGGAGGGCGCGGCGCGGCGCGACGTGGTCCCCCTGCCAGGCGGCGAGGTCGAGGAAGGCGCGAAACTGGTCTGCGCTGGCGAGCTGCACCAGCTCGACCGCGTCGGCGAGGCCCACCTCGCGGATGGTGAGGTAGAGGTCGTCGGCCGGCAGGGCGCGGACCACCGCCGCGGGGTCGGGCTGGTCGAGGATGAGGTCGAGCCGGCGCTTGCCGGTGGCGCGCGACAGCGCCGCGCGCACCTCGGCCAGCGCCGCGGGGTCGATGGGCTTCTCTTCGCGCTTCGTCATCGGTCCAGCTCCTCGAGCGCGGCCCGCACGCTCCACCCCCAGCGCGCCAGCGCCGCCCGCGCCCGCCGCTCGCCCACCCGGCCCAGCTCCGCCACCGTCCGCACCGCCCGCCGGCGCAGCTTGGCGCTCGCCGGTGCGACGTCGATCATGCGCCCCGCCCGCACCCGGCCCAGCCGGAGCATGGCGCCGGTCGAGAGGAGCGCCAGCGCCATCTTGGTGGCCGCGCCGGCGGCCATCCGGGTCGAACCCGCCACGAGCTCCGGGCCGGTGGCGAGGACGGCCCGGGCGGCGCCGCGGGGCCGCGCCGCCGGGTTGCAGGTGAGGAGCGCCACCGCCGCGCCGCGGCGCCGCGCCTCGTCGAGCGCGGCGAGCACGTACGGGGTGGTGCCGGAGGCGCTCACGCCCACGACGAGGTCGGCCGCCCCCACGCGCGCGCGCCGGACGGCCGCGCGCCCGGCCGGCGCGTCGTCCTCGGCGCCTTCCACGGAGCGGCGGAGCGCCGCCGCCCCGCCCGCGACGAGCGCCACCACGCGGGAGCGCGGCACGCCGAAGGTGGGGGGACACTCGGCCGCGTCGGCCGCCGCGAGCCGCCCGGAGGTGCCGGCGCCGGCGTAGAGGAGCCGCCCGCCGCCCTCGAGCGCGCGCGCCGCCGCTTCCGCGAGGCGCGCCAGCGCGGGCAGGGCGCGGCCCACGGCGCGCGCCGCGGCGAGGTCGCCCTCGTGCAGCAGCCGGAGCGCGCCCCGCGGGGGGAGCGTGTCGAGCAGCCTGGACCTGGGGTGGAGTCGCTCGGTGGGCGGGAGCCCGGCCATCCGAGACCGGGCGCTCAGGCGCTGGCGCCCGCCCGCCGGGAGGCGCCGTGCGCCGCCTTGGTGACGCGGCCCGCCTTGAGGCAGCGGGTGCACACGCGGATGCGCTGCACCGACCCGTCCACCACCGCGTGCACCGAGCGGAGGTTCGGGAGGGAGCGCGTCTTCGTCTTGTTGTTGGCGTGGGAGACGTTGTTGCCGACGAGCGGCCCCTTCCCACACATTTCGCAGCGGCGTGCCATGTCGTAAACCCCTAGAAAGCGCGCAGATATGAGCTACTCCGGGCGAAAAAGCAAGGGCCTCGTGCGCCCGAGGCCCCGGTTTCAGCGGAGCAGGTCCTTCTTGCCGAGCAGCTCCTGGGCGGCGGCGGCCGCCTGCAGCCCGGCGTGGAACTCTCCCTCGAGGCCCAGCCCGGGGACCACCTCGCGTCCGGCGAAGACCAGGTTCTTGTAGGGCGAGGCGCAGGGCAGCCCGGTGACGCCGAGCGCCTGCTCGAGCTCGACCGCGTAGAGGGGGTGGGGGAGCAGGCGCGAGCCCCGCCGCTCGCGCGGGGAGGCGAGCGCCGGCAGGGACTCGCGGACGAGGTGCCGCTCGAAGAAGGGGATGGCGTCCGCCACCGCCTCCCGGAGCTGCCGCCCGCGCGCCGCCAGCTCCTCCGCGCCGTGCTCCTTCGCGTCGGCGGGGACGAACCCGGCGGCGCACACCACCCGCTCGTCCGGCACGAGCTCGCTCGCGCCCTTGCCCTTGTCGCGGCGGGCCGGGTTGACCTGCAGGAAGACCGCGTTCTCCAGGGCGTCCGCCCCGGCCGCGTCGCGCAGCGCGAGCACGCTGTCGCCGAGCGCCGGCGGCAGGGCGGCGGCCTTCACGACCAGGTTCAAGGCGAGCAGCTGCCGCACCGGGCGGATGCCCTGCAGCAGGCGCGCGAACTTCCCGTCCTCCTCCTCCGGCGGGAGCATGCGCCGCAGCGCGGGCGCGTCGGTGGCGGCGATGAACACGCGCGCCACCCAGGCGTTGGGCGAGCCGGCCAGCCGCACCGCCGCCACCCGCCCGCCGTCCACCTCCAGCCGCTCCGCGAGCGCCGCCTCCTCGTCCCCGCCCAGGATCTCGCCCCGCGACTCGGCGATCTTGCGCCGGATGGTCTCGCGCAGGCCGTGGTGGCCGCCGGCGAGCCGGTAGCTGCCGCGCAGCACGCCGCCCAGGAGCCGCGCCACCGCCAGCGGCGGGGCCGGCCCGTCGAGGTAGCCGAGGAAGCGCTGCGCGATGGCGAGGGCGCCGGTCAGGGGGTGGCCCTCGAGCCCCTCGAACGCGCTCGCCTCGTCCACGTGGCGCCGCGGCGCGCCGGGGGAGGAGGCGGCGAACTTGATCGCCTTCGAGACCGCGCGCCGCTCGCCGAAGCCGGTCGGGGGCAAGGGCGGCATCGCCTTCATGAACGGCGAGGCCGCGTCGAAGAGGCGGCCCAGCTCGGCGAAGGCCTCCTCCAGGCGCGCGGCGTCCGCCGGCCACTCGCGCCGGAGCTCCTGCTGGCGCCGGGCCGGGTCGTGGCCCAGGTCCACCCGGTGCCGGGGCAGGAGCAGCTGCAGGTCCGGCGCGCACGGCTCGAGCGAGCGCACCATGTCGGTGGTGAGCCCGAGCTCGGACAGCGCCAGCTCGGCGGCGGGCAGGAGCCGCGGGGAGGGGAAGAGCGCCGGCGCGTACGGCAGCAGGTACCCGCCGTCGTCGTAGGCGGCGCCCACCCCGTCGTGGTCGACGTGGAGCACCCGGTAGCCGCGCCGGGCCAGGAGCGCGCCCGCCACCACGCCGCCGAGCTGCGAGCCGACCACGCAGGCGTCGTAGATGCGCTGGGTGGCGGGCGGCTTGAAGGTCTTCGCCATGCTCCCTCACTCGTCCCAGGGGGCGCGCAGCGCGCCGAGCTCGGGGCCGCGCGCGCCGTCGACGCGCACGCGGCGGCCCTCGAGCGAGAGCCGCCCGGCCGCGAACCACCCGACCGCCTTGGGGTAGAGGCGGTGCTCCTCGGCCAGGATGCGCGCGGCGAGCGCCTCCTCGCCGTCGCCGTCCAGCACCGGCACCACCGCCTGCGCGATGATGGGCCCGGTGTCGGTGCCCTCGTCGACGAAGTGGACGGTGCAGCCGGCGAAGCGCGCCCCGTAGGCGAGGGCCTGGCGCTGGGCGTGGAGCCCCGGGAAGCTGGGCAGGAGCCCGGGGTGGACGTTCATGACGCGCGGGCAGCCGCGCGACGCGGGCGACGGCCCGAAGGCGCGCAGGAAGGTCGGGGTGAGCAGCCGCATGAAGCCGGCCAGGCAGACGAGGTCGGGCGCGTGCCGGGCGAGCCGCTCCACCACCGCCGCGTCGTAGGCGGCGCGGTCGGCGGCGCCCTTCGACGGGAGCACCTCGGTCGCGACCCCGGCCCGCTCCGCGCGCGCCAGCGCGCCGGCGCCGGAGACGTTCGACAGCACCACCGCCACCCGCGCGTCGATCCGGCCTGCGGCGCAGGCGTCGAGGAGCGCCTGCAGGTTCGTGCCGCCGCCCGACGCGAGCACCGCGAGGCGGATCACCGCGCGACCTCGCAGGTCGCTTCGCCCACCCCGCGCTCGATCCCGCCCACCGGCCAGCTGGCCAGGCCGCGGCCGGCGAGGAGCGCCTGCGCCGCCGGGACGTCCGCCGGCGCCAGCACCGCCACCAGGCCGAGGCCCATGTTGAAGGTGAGGAGCATGTCGTCCCACGGCACCTCGCCCTCGCGCTGCACGAGGTCGAAGATGGGCGGCCTGGGCCACCGCCGCGCGTCGAGCACGGCCTTCGTGCCGTCGGGCAGGTTGCGCGGCACGTTGCCGGGGAGGCCGCCGCCGGTGATGTGGGCGAGCGACTTGACCGGCACCGCCTCGAGCAGCGCCAGCACGTCCTTGGCGTAGATGCGGGTGGGCTCGAGCAGCGCGTCGGCCACGGTGCGCCCGCCGAGCTCCGCGGGGGTCCAGTCGAGGGGGTGGCGCTCGAGGAGGGCCTTCCGCGCCAGCGAGTAGCCGTTCGAGTGGAGCCCGGAGGAGGCGATGCCCAGCACCGCGTCGCCCGGCGCCACCGCCCGCCCGTCGAGGATGCGCGAGCGCTCCACGCAGCCGACGGCGAAGCCGGCCAGGTCGTACTCGCCCCCGGCGTAGAACCCGGGCAGCTCGGCGGTCTCGCCGCCGATGAGCGCGCACCCGGCTTGGCGGCACCCCTCGGCGATGCCCTTCACCACCTCGGCCGCCTGCTCCGCGGCGAGCTTGCCGGTGGCGAAGTAGTCGAGGAAGAAGAGCGGCTCGGCGCCGACGACGGCCACGTCGTTCACGCACATCGCGACGAGGTCGATGCCGATGGTGGCGTGCCGGCCGGCGGCGAACGCCACTTTGAGCTTGGTGCCGACGCCGTCGGTGCCGGAGACGAGCACCGGCTCCTTCCACCGCGCGAGGTCGAGGGCGAAGAGCCCGCCGAAGCCGCCGATGCCGGCCAGCACCTCCTTGCGGAGGGTGGGGCGGGCGAGCGGCTTGATGAGCTCGACGAGGCGATCGCCCTCGTCGATGTCCACGCCCGCGTCGCGGTAGGTGAGCGCCATGGCGCCCGCCTTACCGTAACTGTCGAGGGCCGCGCAAGCTCATCTGGGATAGGCGGCGATCCGCGCCGGCGGCGGCGCCGCGGCCTGCTCGGGCCGGGCCGGCGAGTCGGCGGCGCGGGTGGGGGTGGCGGGACCGGAGGTGGCGACCGCCCACAGGAGCGCGGCCGCGAAGAGGTAGGTGACGAGTCGCATGAACCCTTCCGCGCGCGGCAAGGTACCAGAGCCCGAACCCGGGCGGGAGTTTTCTCGACCCGGGATGGGTGTGGCGCCGTTTGACACCCCTCGCGCCCATTCGATAAGCGTTCGCCCCAGCGCATGCGCCAGCTCGCCCGCCCTCGCCGCCAGGCCCAGCCTGGGGAGCTTCCGTGAGGCTGCGCGTCCTGGGGTGCTCCGGCGGCGAGCTGGGCCGCCACCGCACCACCTGCTTCCTCCTCGACGGCACCGTCGCCA
It encodes the following:
- the folD gene encoding bifunctional methylenetetrahydrofolate dehydrogenase/methenyltetrahydrofolate cyclohydrolase FolD, encoding MAQLIDGKAIAAQVRGEVARAVKELAPTGLVPGLTVVRVGDDPASAVYVRGKRKDSEEVGFRSVEHHLPATATQPEILALVAKLNADPLVHGILVQLPLPKGVDERAVLEAIDPRKDADGFHPYNVGALSIGIPGPRPCTPAGVMRLLREAGCDPKGKRALVVGRSNIVGKPMAMMLLEAHATVTVAHSRTADLPAEVGRADVLVAAIGKAELVKGAWVKPGAVVIDVGMNRLAGGKLVGDVEFAAAAERASAITPVPGGVGPMTRAMLLVNTLELARASVRR
- a CDS encoding DUF6178 family protein → MTKREEKPIDPAALAEVRAALSRATGKRRLDLILDQPDPAAVVRALPADDLYLTIREVGLADAVELVQLASADQFRAFLDLAAWQGDHVAPRRALPWLRAARAGSTDSPRAAARWKAKLARLDVELVDLVLRDALRIHDLDADPDPHLQSDRFLRTPENRFIVEFDADGAEYMAVRGIVDDLYADDPFKATRLLASLRSELPSELEETALRWRTGRLSDLGYPSPEEALSWFAKPAARPAPPAGTPGRPAGFFLERLGRGSLLARAAARLAPEERAHLELELVTAANAVLVADAVDPGDLDEVRAAVEAARALVELGLEAVAGADEARAAEALATTAVKALFQRGFGRLLELRWRAERLLASGRAGTRATPLLDPPLGELLSALSARRPRYFPGLELPREAWGTLAAGAFEPRPFLASAEVARTAEALGLAEGLAALGEDLGLRPPAGAAGPLAPRLASLYLTALANERLGRAFAPVPIPAAELAAAARALAPLDDPRLARAGEAGQLLAALARARDEELAPLRDGAAVRPEHVAALLVAP
- a CDS encoding phytoene desaturase family protein, with translation MAKTFKPPATQRIYDACVVGSQLGGVVAGALLARRGYRVLHVDHDGVGAAYDDGGYLLPYAPALFPSPRLLPAAELALSELGLTTDMVRSLEPCAPDLQLLLPRHRVDLGHDPARRQQELRREWPADAARLEEAFAELGRLFDAASPFMKAMPPLPPTGFGERRAVSKAIKFAASSPGAPRRHVDEASAFEGLEGHPLTGALAIAQRFLGYLDGPAPPLAVARLLGGVLRGSYRLAGGHHGLRETIRRKIAESRGEILGGDEEAALAERLEVDGGRVAAVRLAGSPNAWVARVFIAATDAPALRRMLPPEEEDGKFARLLQGIRPVRQLLALNLVVKAAALPPALGDSVLALRDAAGADALENAVFLQVNPARRDKGKGASELVPDERVVCAAGFVPADAKEHGAEELAARGRQLREAVADAIPFFERHLVRESLPALASPRERRGSRLLPHPLYAVELEQALGVTGLPCASPYKNLVFAGREVVPGLGLEGEFHAGLQAAAAAQELLGKKDLLR
- the rpmB gene encoding 50S ribosomal protein L28, whose protein sequence is MARRCEMCGKGPLVGNNVSHANNKTKTRSLPNLRSVHAVVDGSVQRIRVCTRCLKAGRVTKAAHGASRRAGASA
- the ccsA gene encoding cytochrome c biogenesis protein CcsA; this encodes MKKLFALIASLKLAVILLVLLLVSLSAGTIIESRAGVELAGRAVYYAPWFLGLQALFAVNVVASIVTYFPWGRFRIGYLVTHASLVLILAGALVTYFFKTEGTIGLWEGTSGDVIEQVEGGTVTARHTLPFSIYLTSFAVENYPGTMRPAGFKSQVVIAEAGKSWPAAIWMNHPLAVDGYRIFQSSYQQANGRQASIFSVSNDPGQPIVFAGYGLLVLGMCIVFGTRVRTRQRAAASREAAASQGPSKAVAGVAAALALAFAGSARAAGPEVEALRRLPVQHDGRTMPFDTFAREAVWNVTGSRSWNGEDPVETVGGWLAQPQGAGMAPVLAIGSGDLASALGLPGEKYASLAQVASSEAFRRLMGEIQAAEQRQEPRRGVLGDAEKLLERAQHMQELVNGSPVLPIPSDAPPLHKWQPAPSPGLPGLLAVAQGPRLAGWPSAEAVERELTYNAVRPSRIAWVVLLLSLLASVAGWRLRRRALDVAAAVLLAAGFGVMTWGIGTRWAVAGRVPASNMYESLLFLAWGVGLFALVAFAFIRNRLLVVNASAGAALTMALTDLLPMDGFIHPIAPVLSGTPWLAIHVPIIMVSYAVLALGVIIAHMQIAFVAMASRREEVIAKMADLNYWYMLAGSILLIAGILTGSIWAASSWGRYWGWDPKEVWSLVAFLAYMAILHGRVDKILGRFGVAAVSIVAFQTILMTYLGVNYVLGTGLHAYGFGNSPIVLWMVVVALAEAAFLGWGWLAHRRHPEPVEAALTP
- a CDS encoding N-acetylmuramic acid 6-phosphate etherase → MAGLPPTERLHPRSRLLDTLPPRGALRLLHEGDLAAARAVGRALPALARLAEAAARALEGGGRLLYAGAGTSGRLAAADAAECPPTFGVPRSRVVALVAGGAAALRRSVEGAEDDAPAGRAAVRRARVGAADLVVGVSASGTTPYVLAALDEARRRGAAVALLTCNPAARPRGAARAVLATGPELVAGSTRMAAGAATKMALALLSTGAMLRLGRVRAGRMIDVAPASAKLRRRAVRTVAELGRVGERRARAALARWGWSVRAALEELDR
- the purN gene encoding phosphoribosylglycinamide formyltransferase, translated to MIRLAVLASGGGTNLQALLDACAAGRIDARVAVVLSNVSGAGALARAERAGVATEVLPSKGAADRAAYDAAVVERLARHAPDLVCLAGFMRLLTPTFLRAFGPSPASRGCPRVMNVHPGLLPSFPGLHAQRQALAYGARFAGCTVHFVDEGTDTGPIIAQAVVPVLDGDGEEALAARILAEEHRLYPKAVGWFAAGRLSLEGRRVRVDGARGPELGALRAPWDE
- a CDS encoding adenosine deaminase, producing MPSELTDLHIHVGGAVAPHVLWSIAHDQGLKLPVQNYWEFKELVSARPGKVKSLDEYLAVMHQWTERIQSSPQAMERAVYEIIGKEYRSSRVDLIELRFNPMKRNEGGERDLDHIIHAALRGLDRAVLEYGVKAGLIFCLAREFEPRLNEILVEKAIRYRRRGVVGIDLAGPERHAIELGADLDLYRELFRRARAGGLKSTVHTGETARTGSEGVRAVVEALEPDRIGHGLCAAQDERVMDLLRERGVVLEICPSSNLATRAVESVEELGQVLQRFWSRGVRFTINTDGPYLLDTDMRREVALLERHLVLAHEQVEQTFRWAREAAFVD